The sequence tcctgctggaatgtccatattaatggcatattttccgatgcatatggaagcattacgttttccaatatgtctctatacccactagcattcatggtatcttctattcggaatatcggaccaacaccattccatgaaaagcaaccccaaaccattatgtttcccccgccatgttttaccgtcttttttgtaaatttaacgtggaattcttttccttttggtcggcatacatttctttggcagtcgtttccaaacaaatttatttttgtttcgtcgctccataaaatatttctccattttttttcgccttcacacccggaccattgtaagtgctctttagcaaattctaatcttgtcttgatatttttttggcgcattagtggcacttttctgccAATTcctcccggcaatttagcttgtaaaagacgacgacgaactgtttgtggactgatttcgttacatagctccgcagaaatagctttcgatgatatgaaagggtcttttttaaccataaggacgatccgcctatctgtttctggactggttttctttggtctaccgcgagtttctcttttttgttttttagataaagcattttggacaaaatgtaaagatcttcctatgctctttgctatttcccgtaatgattttccttgatttctcatcgtttgaacaatttttttctcatcttcggtacaatgatgatttcgtcccattttcttcaaaagagtcctattttttataaaattgttgctaaaatttaaattatacttactgtttcacgtaaataggaacaaaaaattgcacaaaaaaaaattgtatataaacaaattacaaattactgatgtgtatctatttttatgagcaaataattttttgtaattcaaataaattcgtttttaaaaatcaacatgaaagcaaatagttgccagatttttgactgacatgacattgccagatagaaattttaataatatgatgtattcttaacgcttgcgaggaaattttcaatgttaccgccatttaaattttttccaattaggtgtatctattattttgagcagatgtgtatatagaTTTCAAATTCTGCTTAATTAAAATGGATTGGGTTTGcatgtttttattcgattaatttcttCATCGTCTAAAATTctctatatgaaaaaaaaaattgtaaggaAAAatcttagaaataaaaataatttcaaattctaCTTAATTAAAATGGATTGAGTTTGCAtgtatttttttcgattaattCCTTAATCGATTTGGCCAATAATcgttcaaaattgtttatatgaaTAAAACTTCGTCaagaaaataatagaaatataaataaagtcaaattctgcttaatttttttgaaaattttatcactatatagatttaatcgattattcggtttcatattaaaacaatatttttgttagcTAGTCtagtattaaatatgtatgatattttttatacaaaattaatcgtccaaaattcttagaaataaaaattattaaaaatcttcttaattttttgtattcatttaaTCAATTATTCGGTTTGTCGGTTATTTGTATGAATTTCGAAGCAATATTTTTGCTAGTATAATTAAATATACTATAATGTAGGACAAAATTTtatacgattaatcgaataatttttaaatcggtTTTGCGAATAATCGTTCAAAATTGTGTTTAGAATACAAAATTCATCatattctaaaaatataaacaatttcgaattctgccaatttttttgtgaaattttttactttatatacatttattaatttaatcgattattcggtttgtcgattattcgttaaaatttcatattaagtcaatatttttattagtattttccAATTTAACATATGTGAGACAAATTTTTATACgcttaatcgaataattttttgcgAATAATCGTCTAATATTCTGTATATGATACAAAATATGACaggaaaaatcataaaaatataaagaattgtaaattttctcgatttatatagatttattaatttaatcgattattcggtttgtcgattatttgttaaaatttcatattaaattaatatttttattagtattttcaaatattacatatgtggaagaaatttttatacgattaatcgaataattttttaatcggtTTCCCGAATAATcgtccaaaattttttttttttttgaatttgtgcactttttatacttttattaattttatcgAGTTTTTGATATTCCGATTTTTTAGTATAGTCTAGTATAGTTTTTAGTATAGTATATCCTAtaagattaatcgaataatttttaaattggtttTCCGAATAACCGTCTAAAATTCTGTAGATaggaaaaattatagaaatgtataaaatctcaaattctcaattattttctcaatttatatagatttagtaatttaatcgattattcggttttacgATTGTTCGTTTAAATTTcgtattaaattaatatttttgttagtaTTGTCAAATATTACATAGTATGTGAGACAAATTTTtatacgattaatcgaataattttttaatcgggtaaaattttacagaaaaagttctaaaaatataaataatttcaaatttaattacgattttctaaattttctcagtttttatagatttattcatttaatcgaataattttttaattggtttTGCGAATAATCTTCTAAAATGCTGTATAGATACAGAAAAaatcatagaaatatgaagaatATCAAATTCTActtaattatttgtaaattttctcaattacatacatagatttagtaatttattcgattatacgTTTGAcaattattcatttaaatttcatattttatcaaaatttttgttaatatagttaaatataaatatgtagtacAAATTTGTATACGATTAAATATTACTGAAAAAATCAtagaaatataaagaatttaaaattctgcttaagtttttgtaaattttctcaatttattcgattattcggtttgacaattattcatttaaatttcatattttatcaatatttttgttggtatagttaaatataaatatgtagtacaaatttgtatacgattaatcgaataatttttgaatcGCTTTGTTGAATAACcgtccaaaaatttttttataatacaaaattcGACAGAAAAAATCCTTGACATATGAATAATtacaaattcttttatttttttacaaaattttcttactttataaaattttttaataaaattaaatactgaATTACAGTTTCATTCAAGTTaacataaaatagaaaaaaatctgttagacatattttcttattttctgtccGAAATCTTTAActaatgctatttgaaatcaaatttacaAATCCTTCTGAATACGATTACTCGAACAATAGTCTCTTTTTTCAAACTTCTCCAAAATTTcgaataataatatattttttctaaaaaatttaacccattttatagttgaaatacatatattcatcattatttgCGCAATAAAATATTCCTCATCTGTTTATAATTTGCGcattgtttatttatgttttgtgGCCTGGCCTGCATAACAAAACTacattaaaatttcatatataaatgaaaattgatttaaataatcACGTGTAGCTTTTTAAAATTAGATAAATATACATTGTGTTTATCCACAAAACaaaagcattttatttattttacatacgAAATTTATTGTGGTGGCTTTTtgcatagtttttgtttttagagatttttatataatcatCGCCATAATCATTATTGTACATACACTTGTATATGTATCTCTCCATATGTTTAGTAAAACCCTAAATTATGTAGTAAATTGTATAAATTGCACCTAATAtgaatgataataataatgttaatgATGTCGGTTTGAAATATACAACTATGTTGcctattattattactattatacatattttgtagtATCTAGTAGTAGTTTGCTTGCTATTGTTTAATGTACGTGTTGATGTTACAGACTTCtcatacaacaaaaacataaaaataaaataaaaaaataaacgaataaTAGCAAaagacaataacaataatagcaacttaaacaacagcaacaactacagtAATGACGACCAATGACAAAAAAGTAGcagcaataataaaaaaaaaaaataataaatggtgtaaaatttttaaaaaaaaaaacaaacatacaagATTAACCTAAAGTGGGACAATGAacgaaatatgtataaaaaaaaacaacaataatatacagcaaaaatatacaaaaagagaaaaaatcataaaatatagtAACAGTATTAAATGTAGGTATTAAAGAAACCGATCAAATACTCTTACACAAACATGCAAAGAAaaccattttttattatatctcGTAGACCTTTAGATAGATTTATGTTTTAcactaaaaaaaactatgagaaaatgaaaaatgttttgttaatttagttaaattagttaacaaaaagtaaaataacaaaatatgagaaaaataaaCTGTGAAAAGACTTGATTATTGGCGACGACAACTACAATGACTACTTAGTATTGAAGTgagtttaacaaacaaaaaaaaagaaatggaattaaatgcatttaaatgaaaagaaaGTTACAATGTTGGTTGGTGACAAAAGCAGTTTCCATGTCAATATGGTTTTGAAATTATTGTCTCACGATGCAGCAAAATGTTATATGCAAACTCAACTTTGctcaataattttcaaactatttatctcttatttatatgattaacaaacaaaatttctttaaaactgaAATAGACATTTGGGTCGtttgtcgattttttttcatataattaatGTTTTGAAACTAGGATTGTTCGAATCATcgagaaaaatttttattcgaatgacaaaaGCAGTTTCAATGTCAATATGGTTTTGAAATTATTGTCTCACTATGCAACAAAATGTTATATTATATTCAAGCTCAACTTTGCTGAATAATTAACTAtccaaatttctataaaattgaaATGGACATTTGGGTCGTTTCTAATAGAACAGCTTCACCAATTtgttcataaaatgtatgttctgaaactatcgaaaaaaaattatttttattcgaataaaaaaaaattgtctaatacTCGAatcaatttatttccaaaccaaaattttataaaatttttgatcatAGTTGGTAAACACATagtcatttgaaaatttagattttttcttaatttccaCCAACATTAACTGAGGTACCTTGaaatctaaattaaataaaaatttaaatttattaattttttactctttacttttcacttttttttgcaGAGTCTCAATGTCCGTGATGCAGTACGTGATTGTTTGGAGAAAGACCCCTCAGAGCGTACCGAAGAAGATGTCGAAATTCTATTGGAATTCACACAAGGTCTTAAGGccttcacaaatatcacacTGGCCGTACGGCGAGCTCTTTGCTCGGTTATGGTATTTGCCGTAGTCGATAAAGCCGGCACTGTCGTTATGTCCGATGGTGAGGAGCTTGATTCTTGGTCTGTGTTAATCAATGGTGTCGTGGAAATCGAACATGCCAACGGCGAACGTGAAGAACTACAAGTGGGCGATTCGTTTGGTATTTTACCCACAATGGATAAACTGTATCACAAGGGAGTTATGCGTACCAAATGTGATGATTGTCAATTTGTATGCATTACGCAGACGGATTATTATCGAATACAACATCAGGGTGAAGAGAATATACGACGTCACGAAAATGAAGAGGGTCGGGTGGTTATGGTTACAGAACTGCGACAAATAGGTACAAATGATGCTCCCGGAACGGCGGCTAATAATTCAGCTACTGCAGGTACTAATGCCAAACGGGGACATGTTGTTATTAGAGGTTCGCCGGATCGATTGTTGCAGCAATTGGTGGAGGAGAACTCCATGACTGATCCCTTTTATGTGGAAGATTTTCTTTTGACACAtagaattttcataaaaaattcccAAGAAGTAACGGATAAACTGTTGTCATGGTTTGAGGCCGATGCAAATGGTGCCGAAACGGTGCCCAGATTTGTCAGTCATGCTACGGCTCAGGAAATAAGAGATCGTGTTACCCGTGTGGTATTGTTGTGGGTGAATAATCattttaccgattttgaggCTGATCATGAAATGatggaatttttggaaatatttgagGCTGGTCTAGAAAGAAAGAAACTGTTAAGTCAACTGCGACTGCTGCATATAGCCTGTGCGGCAAAAGCACGCATGAGATCTTGCATTTTGGCACGAAGCTCAAGAGATGAGTcattgaatttcaaaattataggagGCTATGAAATGAGAGGGGCCTGTGTGGCTACTGGAGGTTGTGGCATTTATATTTCACATGTGGAACGAGCTTCCAAAGCTCTAGAAGCAGGCTTAAAAAGAGGAGACCAAATACACGAAGTTAACGGCCAAAGTTTTGAGCATGTTACCAGCAAACGAGCTTTGGAAATTCTTATGGGTAGTACCCATTTGAGTATCACTGTAAAAAGTAATCTTTTGGGTTTCAAGGAGATGATGCAGGCCGTTGAATTAACAGCCAATGGTGGCATAAATTCGGCTAATGGCAATGTAGCGGGATTGGGTTCCAAGTCATTAAGAAGTCCTAGACGTATTTGTGCTAATGATGTGGCCAAACTTCATGGTCGTGCTGATTCTACTAACGATGAATTATCGGCGGCAGCCGCTAATCGTGCTCATATTGTAAGATTAAGTTCTGTGGACATGCTGTTACACTCATCCCCCGGAGAAGATCAAACCGATAGAGGTGTACAAAGCCCTGGCACTCCCATACAAACACCCTCTTCGGGCAATATGGCTTCCAATTTCATGAATAATCTTTTACAAAGTGTTAATGCTTCCGGCAAAAAGGATTCGAATGGTATGCAAGACTCCAAGGGAGGTGGCTTTATGACTTTGGCCCCTAAGAGACGGCTGAAAATAGCCTTGGCTAAAATGAATTTGTTGCATAAAAATGTTACTGGTTTGCAGGCTTCCAATCTCAATGATTCCAGCGATGCTTTGCTTAATGTGGGTTGTAATGAAAAACATAAATCTGGTTCATTAAGCAGTGCCAGTTCTTCTTCCCATGGCACCGGTAGACTCTATCAATCACAGTCAAATCCTGATTTGACCTCGCTGCAGTATGAAGAATCTTCAGTACCAAATAATAATGTTCTAAATATCTGTAATCCTGGCAATTATCTATCGGCTTCTGTGCACAGACCTTCAGCTGTATCAACAACAGGCAGTTTGGTGCCCGATTATCCGGAACATGTTTTGAAGGTGTTCAAAGCCGATCAAACTTGTAAATACTTGCTTATTAACAAAGAAACCACAGCTCATGAGGTGGTTATGTTGGCTCTACAAGAATTTGGCATACACGATCCTAGTTCGAATTTCTCTTTGTGCGAGGTTAGCGTGGGCGAAGGAGGCATGGTCAAGCAGCGTAGATTACCCGATCAATTGCAGAATTTAGCTGAACGCATAGGTTTTGCCTCtagatattatttaaaaacgaaTGGCATTTCCGAAACCCTGGTACCCGATGAATTAGCCTTGGAATTGGTTAGAGAATCAAATGTCCATTTCCTACAACTCAATGCCTATGAATTGGCCATTCAACTAACACTACAAGACTTCAGCATATTCCGACAGATTGAATCTACCGAATATGTCGATGatctctttaatttaaaaaccaaatatgGCGTACCGATGTTAAGTAAATTTTCCGAACTGGTGAATCGTGAAATGTTCTGGGTGGTCACTGAAATTTGTGGAGAACACAATATTGTCCGTCGCATGAAAATTGTCAAacaatttatcaaaatagcCCGCCACTGTAAAGAATGTcgtaattttaattcaatgtttGCCATTATATCCGGTCTAGGACATGCCGCTGTTTCCCGCCTAAGGCAGACATGGGAGAAATTACCCTCAAAATATCAAAGATTATTCTCAGATCTACAAGATCTTATGGATCCCTCACGTAATATGTCCAAGTACAGACAATTGGTTTCATCGGAATTGCTCAACCAACATCCCATACTACCGTTTTATCCCATAGTACGCAAAGATTTAACCTTTATACATTTGGGTAATGACACGTTGGTAGAGGAATTAATAAACTTTGAAAAACTACGTATGATAGCCAAAGAGGTGAGGCTGCTTTCGCACATGTGTTCCTCTCCCTATGATTTATTAGCCATATTGGAACTTAAGGGGCAATCACCTTCCAATGCTATGTTTTCTCTTAACCAAATGTCAACTTCACAAGGTGGTTCCAACCAGGGTCCCACCATAATAGCGGCTAATGCCGGCAATGCCACCATTAAACGGCGGAAAAAGTCTACGGCGGCACCCAACCCTAAGAAAATGTTTGAAGAGGCTCAAATGGTTAGACGGGTAAAGGCTTATctcaacaatttgaaaattattaacgATGAAGATATATTGCATAAGTTTTCCTTGGAATGTGAGCCCGCACATACTTCCTCGAACTCCACCTCCTCTCAGCATGGTGGCAATTCTTCGCGCACGGGAGGAGATCAATTAAGCATTTATTCTCATAC comes from Calliphora vicina chromosome 2, idCalVici1.1, whole genome shotgun sequence and encodes:
- the PDZ-GEF gene encoding rap guanine nucleotide exchange factor 2 isoform X2, whose amino-acid sequence is MDPYHHIRQHYQPPSRPELHQKCNRGSHSSDTSSAYSGSDTMASVYGSSLDGEEIDFSGLVESTVDSDEEDLAESMDSLNVRDAVRDCLEKDPSERTEEDVEILLEFTQGLKAFTNITLAVRRALCSVMVFAVVDKAGTVVMSDGEELDSWSVLINGVVEIEHANGEREELQVGDSFGILPTMDKLYHKGVMRTKCDDCQFVCITQTDYYRIQHQGEENIRRHENEEGRVVMVTELRQIGTNDAPGTAANNSATAGTNAKRGHVVIRGSPDRLLQQLVEENSMTDPFYVEDFLLTHRIFIKNSQEVTDKLLSWFEADANGAETVPRFVSHATAQEIRDRVTRVVLLWVNNHFTDFEADHEMMEFLEIFEAGLERKKLLSQLRLLHIACAAKARMRSCILARSSRDESLNFKIIGGYEMRGACVATGGCGIYISHVERASKALEAGLKRGDQIHEVNGQSFEHVTSKRALEILMGSTHLSITVKSNLLGFKEMMQAVELTANGGINSANGNVAGLGSKSLRSPRRICANDVAKLHGRADSTNDELSAAAANRAHIVRLSSVDMLLHSSPGEDQTDRGVQSPGTPIQTPSSGNMASNFMNNLLQSVNASGKKDSNGMQDSKGGGFMTLAPKRRLKIALAKMNLLHKNVTGLQASNLNDSSDALLNVGCNEKHKSGSLSSASSSSHGTGRLYQSQSNPDLTSLQYEESSVPNNNVLNICNPGNYLSASVHRPSAVSTTGSLVPDYPEHVLKVFKADQTCKYLLINKETTAHEVVMLALQEFGIHDPSSNFSLCEVSVGEGGMVKQRRLPDQLQNLAERIGFASRYYLKTNGISETLVPDELALELVRESNVHFLQLNAYELAIQLTLQDFSIFRQIESTEYVDDLFNLKTKYGVPMLSKFSELVNREMFWVVTEICGEHNIVRRMKIVKQFIKIARHCKECRNFNSMFAIISGLGHAAVSRLRQTWEKLPSKYQRLFSDLQDLMDPSRNMSKYRQLVSSELLNQHPILPFYPIVRKDLTFIHLGNDTLVEELINFEKLRMIAKEVRLLSHMCSSPYDLLAILELKGQSPSNAMFSLNQMSTSQGGSNQGPTIIAANAGNATIKRRKKSTAAPNPKKMFEEAQMVRRVKAYLNNLKIINDEDILHKFSLECEPAHTSSNSTSSQHGGNSSRTGGDQLSIYSHTSNSSSAPNSSLSLRRRHPSSPTLSTTSSTSSTSDNRRNNMNPNCPKFGTASPQAVRKILSLSESTKIRPHQPFPRPAAILPGNIPLLAQPHHLHSHGFNPAASAALAAASTPTPSPCSHRRLASGSNSMPASMIPPPRSIHERSHSDTPAPPPPLPSVDLNLESSSVTTFRDLPLRKSVTSGAPGCPMCPMPPMNQ
- the PDZ-GEF gene encoding rap guanine nucleotide exchange factor 2 isoform X3, translating into MDPYHHIRQHYQPPSRPELHQKCNRGSHSSDTSSAYSGSDTMASVYGSSLDGEEIDFSGLVESTVDSDEEDLAESMDSLNVRDAVRDCLEKDPSERTEEDVEILLEFTQGLKAFTNITLAVRRALCSVMVFAVVDKAGTVVMSDGEELDSWSVLINGVVEIEHANGEREELQVGDSFGILPTMDKLYHKGVMRTKCDDCQFVCITQTDYYRIQHQGEENIRRHENEEGRVVMVTELRQIGTNDAPGTAANNSATAGTNAKRGHVVIRGSPDRLLQQLVEENSMTDPFYVEDFLLTHRIFIKNSQEVTDKLLSWFEADANGAETVPRFVSHATAQEIRDRVTRVVLLWVNNHFTDFEADHEMMEFLEIFEAGLERKKLLSQLRLLHIACAAKARMRSCILARSSRDESLNFKIIGGYEMRGACVATGGCGIYISHVERASKALEAGLKRGDQIHEVNGQSFEHVTSKRALEILMGSTHLSITVKSNLLGFKEMMQAVELTANGGINSANGNVAGLGSKSLRSPRRICANDVAKLHGRADSTNDELSAAAANRAHIVRLSSVDMLLHSSPGEDQTDRGVQSPGTPIQTPSSGNMASNFMNNLLQSVNASGKKDSNGMQDSKGGGFMTLAPKRRLKIALAKMNLLHKNVTGLQASNLNDSSDALLNVGCNEKHKSGSLSSASSSSHGTGRLYQSQSNPDLTSLQYEESSVPNNNVLNICNPGNYLSASVHRPSAVSTTGSLVPDYPEHVLKVFKADQTCKYLLINKETTAHEVVMLALQEFGIHDPSSNFSLCEVSVGEGGMVKQRRLPDQLQNLAERIGFASRYYLKTNGISETLVPDELALELVRESNVHFLQLNAYELAIQLTLQDFSIFRQIESTEYVDDLFNLKTKYGVPMLSKFSELVNREMFWVVTEICGEHNIVRRMKIVKQFIKIARHCKECRNFNSMFAIISGLGHAAVSRLRQTWEKLPSKYQRLFSDLQDLMDPSRNMSKYRQLVSSELLNQHPILPFYPIVRKDLTFIHLGNDTLVEELINFEKLRMIAKEVRLLSHMCSSPYDLLAILELKGQSPSNAMFSLNQMSTSQGGSNQGPTIIAANAGNATIKRRKKSTAAPNPKKMFEEAQMVRRVKAYLNNLKIINDEDILHKFSLECEPAHTSSNSTSSQHGGNSSRTGGDQLSIYSHTSNSSSAPNSSLSLRRRHPSSPTLSTTSSTSSTSDNRRNNMNPNCPKFGTASPQAVRKILSLSESTKIRPHQPFPRPAAILPGNIPLLAQPHHLHSHGFNPAASAALAAASTPTPSPCSHRRLASGSNSMPASMIPPPRSIHERSHSDTPAPPPPLPSVDLNLESSSVTTFRDLPLRKSVTSELFF
- the PDZ-GEF gene encoding rap guanine nucleotide exchange factor 2 isoform X1; translated protein: MDPYHHIRQHYQPPSRPELHQKCNRGSHSSDTSSAYSGSDTMASVYGSSLDGEEIDFSGLVESTVDSDEEDLAESMDSLNVRDAVRDCLEKDPSERTEEDVEILLEFTQGLKAFTNITLAVRRALCSVMVFAVVDKAGTVVMSDGEELDSWSVLINGVVEIEHANGEREELQVGDSFGILPTMDKLYHKGVMRTKCDDCQFVCITQTDYYRIQHQGEENIRRHENEEGRVVMVTELRQIGTNDAPGTAANNSATAGTNAKRGHVVIRGSPDRLLQQLVEENSMTDPFYVEDFLLTHRIFIKNSQEVTDKLLSWFEADANGAETVPRFVSHATAQEIRDRVTRVVLLWVNNHFTDFEADHEMMEFLEIFEAGLERKKLLSQLRLLHIACAAKARMRSCILARSSRDESLNFKIIGGYEMRGACVATGGCGIYISHVERASKALEAGLKRGDQIHEVNGQSFEHVTSKRALEILMGSTHLSITVKSNLLGFKEMMQAVELTANGGINSANGNVAGLGSKSLRSPRRICANDVAKLHGRADSTNDELSAAAANRAHIVRLSSVDMLLHSSPGEDQTDRGVQSPGTPIQTPSSGNMASNFMNNLLQSVNASGKKDSNGMQDSKGGGFMTLAPKRRLKIALAKMNLLHKNVTGLQASNLNDSSDALLNVGCNEKHKSGSLSSASSSSHGTGRLYQSQSNPDLTSLQYEESSVPNNNVLNICNPGNYLSASVHRPSAVSTTGSLVPDYPEHVLKVFKADQTCKYLLINKETTAHEVVMLALQEFGIHDPSSNFSLCEVSVGEGGMVKQRRLPDQLQNLAERIGFASRYYLKTNGISETLVPDELALELVRESNVHFLQLNAYELAIQLTLQDFSIFRQIESTEYVDDLFNLKTKYGVPMLSKFSELVNREMFWVVTEICGEHNIVRRMKIVKQFIKIARHCKECRNFNSMFAIISGLGHAAVSRLRQTWEKLPSKYQRLFSDLQDLMDPSRNMSKYRQLVSSELLNQHPILPFYPIVRKDLTFIHLGNDTLVEELINFEKLRMIAKEVRLLSHMCSSPYDLLAILELKGQSPSNAMFSLNQMSTSQGGSNQGPTIIAANAGNATIKRRKKSTAAPNPKKMFEEAQMVRRVKAYLNNLKIINDEDILHKFSLECEPAHTSSNSTSSQHGGNSSRTGGDQLSIYSHTSNSSSAPNSSLSLRRRHPSSPTLSTTSSTSSTSDNRRNNMNPNCPKFGTASPQAVRKILSLSESTKIRPHQPFPRPAAILPGNIPLLAQPHHLHSHGFNPAASAALAAASTPTPSPCSHRRLASGSNSMPASMIPPPRSIHERSHSDTPAPPPPLPSVDLNLESSSVTTFRDLPLRKSVTSGSISSNDSGLCSYAQHDNSSSSSVYTAADCRLLQQISNTAATRNINTQCSTRALSPHTLHPATTTTQNATTMNAPPPQLLPQTQSQQQQQLPPPTLTPTPPPYLMRGQNLQMFITNGGNNGGNGGSHAPPQLLHNRPLSPPLQQPNMPPPYATAAAMLHHNHRHSNMHGAPGCPMCPMPPMNQ